The genomic region CAATTTTATATTTCTGAAATCTATGTTTCTCATATTATTTTCATTTGAGCAAATAATTTCTTTTTTTAAGGATACCATTATATAATTTCCTTCAAAATTTATTTTTCTCAGCACTTCTCTTATTATTGTAGGCAAAAATATCTTTTTTAATATTATTTTATTTTTTTCAATAGAATAATTCAAAAGTTCTTTATCCCTTATAATAGAATATCCTCCAAATGCTCCAACCTCTTTTATTGAATTCAATATTTCCTGTGGAGGAATTTCAATAATAACCTTTTTTGTTCTGACTAAAACACTATCAATTTCTTTGGTAATTTCTGTAAAAAATATATTTGATATTTTATTATATATATTTTTCTTATAACTTATTTCATCTCTTATATTAAAATAAATGGTTATTGGATATAAAAACAAAAACACTAATCCTAACAAAATGATACTTTGTTTATTAAATACTTTTATCAATGAATATTTTTTCATTACTTCTACTCCCTTGATTATTTATATTCATAAATATACAATGTTTGTTTCCCATTTATTATTTTCTTTTTTTTATCTGACTTATTTCCAAAGAATTTTTCAAAATCTTCATGTGAAGTTATTATAGAATATTTAAATTTAGGATATTTTTTTCTTAAATACCTCATTTGTTCATATATTTTTTCTGCATGTTTCTTATCTTTTAATCTCTCCCCATAAGGTGGATTTGTAATAATGTATCCTTCATCATAATCCAGTTTTATACTTTCCATATTATTTTTTTCAAAGTTTATATATTTATCTAAATTAAAGTTCTCAGCATTCTTCCCAGCTATTTCTATCATTTTATAATCTTTATCAAACCCATATATCTTTAACTCTGTATATTTTATGGAATCTATAGCTTCTTTTTTTATTTTATCTAATCTATTTTTATTAAAATTATGCCATGATTCAAAAACAAAATGTCTATAAAGACCAGGAGCTATATTTAATCCATACATCGCAGCTTCTATAGGAATGGTTCCAGAACCACAAAAGGGATCTATTAAAACATGTTTCCTCTTCCATCCAGCTTTCAAAATCATTGCAGCAGCAATTGTTTCTCTCAAAGGAGCTTGGCTCACCAATTTTCTATAACCTCTTTTATGCAATCCTTCACCTGTTGTATCTAAAACAATTGTAACTTTATTCTTTTTTATATATACTCTAAATTTATATATTCCAGCTTCTTCAAGATAACTATTAATTTTATATTCTTTCTTTAATCTTTCAA from Marinitoga aeolica harbors:
- a CDS encoding THUMP domain-containing class I SAM-dependent RNA methyltransferase: MEYIALCALGLEKILSNELKKMNYKIEKANDGMVEFYGNDYEYYKLNLNLRTAERIFIKIGEFYAETFDELFSGITDIKWVDFLPKNGKIIIDKVRTSKSVLYNQSVIQSVVKKAIIERLKKEYKINSYLEEAGIYKFRVYIKKNKVTIVLDTTGEGLHKRGYRKLVSQAPLRETIAAAMILKAGWKRKHVLIDPFCGSGTIPIEAAMYGLNIAPGLYRHFVFESWHNFNKNRLDKIKKEAIDSIKYTELKIYGFDKDYKMIEIAGKNAENFNLDKYINFEKNNMESIKLDYDEGYIITNPPYGERLKDKKHAEKIYEQMRYLRKKYPKFKYSIITSHEDFEKFFGNKSDKKKKIINGKQTLYIYEYK